One window from the genome of Bacillus rossius redtenbacheri isolate Brsri chromosome 12, Brsri_v3, whole genome shotgun sequence encodes:
- the LOC134537224 gene encoding uncharacterized protein LOC134537224: protein MVRKHARKPGSTYAAYSNKAMEDAMKAVSEGKLSIRSAAEKYSVNRCTLNRKLKGVHVQPYGRPPALSQDEEAVLLKSIITAAEWGFPLSCLDVRFIVKQYLDKKGVTVSRFKNNLPGEDWCRSYLGRHKDALTIRLSENIKRSRAQVNEETLREYFTNLKNSIQDIPVELLINYDETNLVDDPGKSKVIVRRGCKRAERIMDSSKATSSLMFAGTASGILLPPYLVYKAEHLYNTWQEGGPEGARYNTSKSGWFDSALFEDWFETVALAYFKKVATKDQPKALIGDNLSSHLTLSVIQKCEEYNIRFILLPPNSTHLCQPLDVAFFRPLKCHWRQVLMDWKMKHKGTIPKDVLPRLLKSTLKSLSPSIEKNLKSGFRATGIYPYNPEEVLKKLPATTIGNMSISDGLSKSLESYLRESRNATSTPKQKRRRLSVVPGKSVSGTSFQSEDDPDTPDLVSSEGEGNTPVSVTRVTEEHTLQVSYTGDVQVGDFVVVRIKCFTYTITDILILHYAKRP, encoded by the exons ATGGTCAGAAAGCATGCAAGGAAACCAGGAAGTACATATGCTGCTTACTCAAATAAAGCGATGGAAGATGCGATGAAAGCAGTAAGCGAAGGTAAATTATCAATCAGAAGCGCTGCAGAAAAATATTCAGTGAACAGGTGTACACTTAATCGAAAACTGAAAGGAGTTCATGTTCAGCCATATGGGAGACCACCAGCATTATCACAAGATGAAGAGGCAGTTCTACTGAAGAGTATCATAACAGCTGCAGAATGGGGCTTTCCCCTTTCATGTTTAGATGTTAGATTTATTGTGAAACAGTATTTGGACAAAAAAGGTGTTACAGTATCTCGTTTTAAGAACAATCTTCCTGGAGAAGATTGGTGTCGTTCCTACTTGGGAAGACATAAAGATGCCCTCACCATAAGGCTGAGTGAGAACATCAAGCGCAGTAGGGCACAGGTCAATGAGGAAACACTGAGGGAATATTTCACTAACCTCAAAAATTCAATTCAGGACATACCTGTTGAACTGTTAATAAACTATGACGAAACAAATTTGGTTGATGATCCTGGAAAATCCAAAGTCATAGTGCGGAGAGGTTGTAAACGTGCTGAACGCATCATGGATTCCAGTAAGGCGACCAGTTCCTTGATGTTCGCAGGGACAGCAAGTGGAATTCTTCTTCCACCATACCTTGTCTACAAGGCGGAACACTTATATAACACATGGCAGGAAGGAGGACCAGAAGGGGCAAGGTATAATACCTCAAAAAGTGGATGGTTTGATTCAGCATTATTCGAGGACTGGTTTGAGACAGTTGCACTGGCCTACTTCAAGAAGGTAGCAACTAAAGACCAGCCGAAAGCATTGATTGGGGACAATCTATCAAGCCATTTGACTCTCAGTGTCATCCAAAAATGTGAGGAGTACAATATTAGATTCATCCTGCTCCCTCCCAACAGCACTCATCTTTGTCAACCTTTGGATGTGGCTTTCTTTCGCCCGCTAAAGTGTCATTGGCGTCAAGTTCTTATGGACTGGAAAATGAAACACAAGGGAACTATACCAAAAGATGTCCTTCCACGTCTCCTGAAAAGTACATTAAAGAGTTTGTCTCCATCAATTGAAAAGAACTTGAAGTCTGGATTTCGAGCGACCGGAATTTATCCTTACAATCCTGAGGAAGTATTGAAAAAACTGCCTGCTACAACTATTGGGAATATGTCTATTTCTGATGGACTCTCGAAATCATTGGAAAGCTATTTGAGAGAGTCTAGAAATGCCACTTCCACCCCAAAGCAAAAACGAAGAAGACTGAGTGTTGTCCCTGGGAAGAGTGTAAGCGGAACATCGTTCCAGTCAGAAGATGATCCTGACACTCCTGACTTGGTATCTTCAGAAGGTGAAGGCAATACTCCAGTTTCAGTAACCAGAGTGACAGAAGAACATACGCTCCAAGTTAGTTACACAGGAGATGTTCAAGTTGGTGATTTTGTTGTGGTAAGAATCAA GTGCTTCACCTACACCATTACAGACATCCTCATCCTGCACTACGCCAAGAGACCCTGA